From the genome of Methanofollis sp.:
GTGATGTACCTCCTCGGGCGGCAGCTCGAGTCCTGGAAGACCGGGATCGTCGCCGCCGGGCTGATCCCCTTCGTATCCCTGGCATTCTACTACCGTTCGGTCTTCGGTTTCGTCGACCACCATGTGACAGAGGTGCTCTTCAGCACGCTCTTCTGTCTCTGCTCTATCGCGGCACTGGGGTACGCCTCGGGGCTTTCATTCCCGTCCCCGGACAGGACAGTCCTCAGGAACGCATTCCTTCTCTCGTCGGCGGCAGGCGTCGCGTACCTCCTGGGACTGCTGAACGCTCCCACGATGGTCCTCTTCGCTCTCATTGCCGGGGTATTCACCGTCATCCAGTTCGTGCGCGAGCACGGGGAGGGACGGCACGGCGAATACCTCCTCCTCGTCAACGGCGTCGTCTTCGGCATCCCGGCCCTGTATATGCTGCTCTTCGGCGTCCATACCGACGTCCTCTCCTTCACGACCTACTCGATCGCCCACCCCATCGCCTACCTGATGCTGATCACGGGGACCGCAGTCCTGTACGCACTTTCCCGCGTGCTCGCCGGGAAGAGGTGGGAGTACCCGGCGGCGATCGGCGCACTCGGGATCGGGTCGGTGGTCCTCCTCGGCGTCGTCGACCCGGCGCTCTCCGCGATGTTCTGGCAGAACCTGACGACCTTCTTCGGGACTGTCTACGAGACCTCCCTGATCAGGGAGATGGAGCCATGGAACCCCGCACTCGCCTGGACGAGCCTGAACTACGGTCTCATCCTCCTTGCCGGAGGACTCGGGGTCCTCGGGTACCGCACCCTCAAGAGCACCAGGCCAGAGTCCCTCTTCGTCCTGGTCTGGTCGGCCCTCATCCTGGTGGCCGCGGTCCAGCACATCAGGTACGAGTATTACCTTTCGGCCGTCGCCGCCCTCCTTGCGGCGCTCGTCATCGCCGCCGCCGTCGAGTACGGCGGGCGGGAGACGATCGGGTACCTCCGCGGTTTTCGGGAGGGGAAAGAGAGAAAGGAGACACCAAAAAAGGGATCAAAAAAGAAAGTACCTGCAAAAAAAACCCATCCAGAAAAGATGGCGACATTCCTTGTGGTCATCGTCCTTGCCGCCGCCTTCGTCGTCACCTCTGCCGGCAACGACATCACTCTCGGGAGCCATGCAGATAACTCCGCCGTCGTCTCGAACGAGTGGCAGGAGACCCTGGAATGGCTGGGCGCACACACACCTGACCCTGGCGTGGACGTCCTCGGGGTCTATGAGAAGGACACCTTCCGGTACCCCGAAGAGGCCTACGGGGTCATGGCATGGTGGGACTTCGGC
Proteins encoded in this window:
- a CDS encoding oligosaccharyl transferase, archaeosortase A system-associated, whose protein sequence is VMYLLGRQLESWKTGIVAAGLIPFVSLAFYYRSVFGFVDHHVTEVLFSTLFCLCSIAALGYASGLSFPSPDRTVLRNAFLLSSAAGVAYLLGLLNAPTMVLFALIAGVFTVIQFVREHGEGRHGEYLLLVNGVVFGIPALYMLLFGVHTDVLSFTTYSIAHPIAYLMLITGTAVLYALSRVLAGKRWEYPAAIGALGIGSVVLLGVVDPALSAMFWQNLTTFFGTVYETSLIREMEPWNPALAWTSLNYGLILLAGGLGVLGYRTLKSTRPESLFVLVWSALILVAAVQHIRYEYYLSAVAALLAALVIAAAVEYGGRETIGYLRGFREGKERKETPKKGSKKKVPAKKTHPEKMATFLVVIVLAAAFVVTSAGNDITLGSHADNSAVVSNEWQETLEWLGAHTPDPGVDVLGVYEKDTFRYPEEAYGVMAWWDFGHWITYLAGRIPNTNPFQDNVVGPGGAATFFMATTEDEAEDVLGVAGSRYIITDGRTMTGKFATIASWINPGAGMGRYARGFLPPNAAQTEGQKMVWVYDAPYYHTMATRLQILDGSMTEPSEAYCVAYDNSTLATRGYPQIRQVFRGPLDEIREKAEVYTLGAPAGQGAVALSDSPARPLDTVPALGHYRLVYESSKDQATSIKVFEHVPGAVVKGEGVVELPLVTNSGRAFTYRQQSVNGTFVLSYSTESENGGVRATGPYRIAGTDTSFTVTEEAVLSG